The Dasypus novemcinctus isolate mDasNov1 chromosome 20, mDasNov1.1.hap2, whole genome shotgun sequence genome includes a region encoding these proteins:
- the RASSF8 gene encoding ras association domain-containing protein 8, translated as MTVWCIMELKVWVDGVQRIVCGVTEVTTCQEVVIALAQAIGRTGRYTLIEKWRDTERHLAPHENPIISLNKWGQYASDVQLILRRTGPSLSERPTSDSVARIPERTLYRQSLPPLAKLRPQNDKSIKRREPKRKSLTFTGGAKGLMDIFGKGKETEFKQKVLNNCKTTADELKKLIHLQTEKLQSIEKQLDANEVEIRFWEQKYNSNLEGEIVRLEQKIKRNDVEIEEEEFWENELQIEQENEKQLKDQLQEIRQKITECESKLKEYLAQIQTMESGLEAEKLQREVQEAQVNEEEVKGKIGKVKGEIDIQGQQSLRLENGIKAVERSLGQATRRLQDKEQELEQLTKELRQVNLQQFIQQTGTKVTVLPAEPAEVEASPADVEREIPFQSGSLKRPGSSRQLPSNLRILQNPISSGLNPEGIYV; from the exons GTCGAACTGGAAGGTACACCCTTATAGAAAAATGGAGAGATACTGAAAGACACTTAGCACCTCATGAGAATCCCATCATATCCTTAAACAAGTGGGGGCAGTATGCCAGTGACGTGCAGCTCATTTTACGTCGAACGGGACCTTCTCTCAGCGAGCGACCCACTTCGGATAGTGTCGCCcgaattccagaaagaactttATACAGGCAGAGCTTGCCCCCCTTAGCTAAACTGAGGCCTCAGAATGACAAATCAATCAAAAGGAGAGAGCCTAAAAGGAAATCATTAACATTCACAGGAGGTGCCAAAGGATTAATGGACATTTttggaaaaggtaaagaaactgaaTTTAAGCAAAAGGTGCTGAACAACTGCAAAACAACAGCAGATGAGTTGAAGAAGCTGATCCATTTGCAGACAGAGAAGCTTCAATCCATTGAGAAACAGCTGGATGCAAATGAAGTGGAAATACGATTTTGGGAACAAAAATATAATTCTAACCTTGAAGGGGAAATTGTCCGCCTGGAgcagaaaatcaaaagaaatgatGTAGAAATTGAGGAGGAAGAATTTTGGGAAAATGAATTACAGATtgaacaggaaaatgaaaaacaGCTGAAGGATCAACTTCAAGAAATAagacagaaaataacagaatgtGAGAGCAAATTAAAGGAGTATTTGGCTCAGATCCAGACTATGGAAAGTGGTCTCGAAGCAGAAAAGCTGCAGCGGGAGGTTCAGGAGGCACAAGTCAATGAAGAAGAGGTCAAAGGAAAGATTGGCAAGGTCAAGGGTGAAATCGACATTCAAGGCCAGCAAAGTCTGAGGTTGGAAAACGGCATTAAAGCTGTAGAAAGATCTCTTGGACAAGCCACCAGACGATTGCAg GACAAAGAGCAGGAGCTGGAGCAGCTGACGAAAGAGCTTCGGCAGGTCAACCTCCAGCAGTTCATCCAGCAGACCGGGACGAAGGTCACTGTCTTGCCAGCCGAGCCGGCCGAGGTCGAGGCCTCGCCTGCAGACGTGGAGCGGG AAATACCGTTCCAGTCTGGGTCCCTGAAGCGACCTGGCTCGTCTCGGCAGCTGCCCAGTAATCTCCGTATTCTGCAGAATCCTATCTCGTCTGGTTTGAATCCTGAAGGCATATACGTATAA